TTGGACGCCGCCACCCAGGCCGCGCAGGACCAACGCTGGAACACCCGTTTCTTTTCCCCGTGGGCGCAGACCCGTACCGGCGTGACCCTTGCGGAAGTGACCCGCACCGCCCCCTACCTGACCAAGGACGGGCGCACGCGCGGTCACGCCGAAAACCTGCTGCCGTGGGATGCCAGCCGCTTCGCCGCGCTGGTGGCCAACTGCGACGCCCCCTCCTTCCCGGCGCTGGCAGAGCGCGGCATCATCGTGCGCAATACCGCCCTGCGCGAACTGCCCACCCTGCGCCCCTCGTTCGCCAATCCCGACAAGGCCGGGCAGGGCTATCCCTTCGACGATTTCCAGCGGTCCGCCGTGTGGACCGGCACCCCGGTGTTCGTCTCGCACGTGTCGCTGGATCGGGCGTGGCTGTACTGCGAAACCGGCTTCGCCTCCGGCTGGGTGCCCGCCGAACACGTGGCCCTTGCCGACGCCACTTTCCGCGCCCTGTACCAGAATGGCCGCTACGCCGCCGTGCTGCGCGACGACGTGGCCCTGACCAGCCCCAATCAGACGTTCATCGCCACCGCGCACATCGGCGCGGTGTTCCCCGTGGCCGTGGAATCGCCGGGCGGGCTTACCGTGCTGACGCCCCTGCGCGATGCCGATGGCCGTGCCGTGCTGGGCCAGTCCGTCCTGCCCGCAGGCTACGCCGCCATGAAGCCGCTGGCCATCTCTGCCGCGCGCATGGCCGAAATCGGCAACCGCATGATGGGCCAGCCCTACGGCTGGGGCGGCATGTACGAAGACCGCGACTGCTC
This DNA window, taken from Nitratidesulfovibrio sp., encodes the following:
- a CDS encoding NlpC/P60 family N-terminal domain-containing protein, producing MFQEIVAVVRFRRQSSGGARSFVAALAVLLLAALFLSGCAGRGPREVAPPRFTELERHPQDLSVYAARAGGDHPLLDAATQAAQDQRWNTRFFSPWAQTRTGVTLAEVTRTAPYLTKDGRTRGHAENLLPWDASRFAALVANCDAPSFPALAERGIIVRNTALRELPTLRPSFANPDKAGQGYPFDDFQRSAVWTGTPVFVSHVSLDRAWLYCETGFASGWVPAEHVALADATFRALYQNGRYAAVLRDDVALTSPNQTFIATAHIGAVFPVAVESPGGLTVLTPLRDADGRAVLGQSVLPAGYAAMKPLAISAARMAEIGNRMMGQPYGWGGMYEDRDCSATLRDLFAPFGIWLPRNSASQARAGRFVDFGTTSSDGKEAIIRAQGVPFLTLLWLKGHITLYLGEYDGHPVMFHNIWGLRVFNNVGENGERGQEGRFILGRAVVTSLRPGTELPNLTTPDGLVARMLGMSILPGGAGLPGGGGQ